Proteins from one Clostridium cellulovorans 743B genomic window:
- the hisZ gene encoding ATP phosphoribosyltransferase regulatory subunit, whose product MKKLNKYIPEGMRDLLFDQCEIKNQVINSLRGFYKENGYFEIATPTLEYLDVFYGQSGSIDQESMYKLLDSRGRLLVLRPDMTTPLMRVANTKLREATYPLRVCYSGNIFRNNEILEGKLSEITQSGIEVIGSGNAKSDADVIITAIKALLKVGVKDFHIEIGQAEFFKSLIEDLELFDEDMDTLRSFIEKKNFVALRNFIEENSETLGDNAEALKALPTLFGGKEVLDSAKVLTKNANAICAIENIREVYESLESLGLSEYVSIDLGMIQFIEYYTGTTFRGYSSQLGCSILSGGRYDNLASEFGCPKPATGFAIHVDNVINVLKNQGDQKDEDKYVLVHFESKATVKAYAVAEAVREEGYIVEMSLLDSEDEAIDYGKKKGFCNIIFVSEDGEEKYVSLEN is encoded by the coding sequence ATGAAAAAATTAAACAAATATATTCCAGAGGGAATGAGAGATTTACTTTTCGATCAATGCGAAATTAAGAATCAAGTTATCAATTCTCTAAGAGGGTTCTATAAAGAGAACGGTTATTTTGAAATAGCTACACCGACGTTAGAGTATCTTGATGTGTTCTATGGTCAAAGCGGGTCTATAGATCAGGAAAGTATGTATAAGCTTTTAGATTCAAGAGGAAGATTACTTGTGTTGAGACCGGATATGACAACTCCTTTGATGAGAGTTGCTAATACAAAATTAAGAGAAGCTACATACCCTTTAAGAGTGTGCTATAGTGGAAATATTTTTAGAAATAATGAAATCTTAGAAGGGAAACTTAGTGAAATAACTCAGTCAGGTATTGAAGTTATTGGAAGTGGAAATGCTAAGAGTGATGCAGATGTAATTATAACTGCTATTAAAGCCTTGTTGAAGGTTGGGGTCAAGGATTTTCATATAGAAATAGGACAAGCGGAATTCTTCAAGTCCCTTATTGAAGATTTAGAGTTATTTGATGAAGATATGGATACTTTAAGAAGCTTTATAGAAAAAAAGAACTTCGTTGCATTAAGGAACTTTATAGAAGAAAATAGTGAGACATTAGGGGATAATGCTGAGGCTTTAAAAGCACTTCCAACTTTATTTGGAGGAAAAGAAGTTTTAGATTCAGCGAAAGTGTTAACTAAGAATGCTAATGCTATATGTGCTATTGAAAATATTAGAGAAGTATATGAAAGTTTAGAAAGTCTTGGTTTGTCAGAATATGTGTCTATTGATTTAGGAATGATACAATTTATAGAATATTACACAGGTACAACTTTTAGGGGTTATTCAAGTCAATTAGGTTGTAGCATCCTAAGTGGCGGAAGATATGATAACCTAGCTTCAGAGTTTGGGTGTCCAAAGCCAGCAACAGGTTTTGCAATACATGTTGATAATGTTATAAATGTATTAAAAAATCAAGGTGACCAAAAAGATGAAGATAAATATGTTTTAGTACACTTTGAAAGTAAAGCTACGGTTAAGGCATATGCAGTTGCTGAAGCAGTTAGAGAAGAGGGATATATAGTAGAAATGTCTCTTTTAGATAGTGAAGATGAGGCAATTGATTACGGAAAGAAAAAAGGTTTTTGCAATATTATATTTGTATCAGAAGATGGCGAAGAAAAGTATGTTAGTTTAGAAAATTAG
- the hisG gene encoding ATP phosphoribosyltransferase — protein MKNVRIALTKGRLEKHAIEIFESIGIDCTELKNKGRKLIFKDESNRFEFVLAKAADVLTYVEHGVVDIGIVGKDTLLEENKDFYEVVDLKVGKCIFALASVPSYLTIDNYNVKKIATKYPEVARNFFRKRGEDVELIKIEGSVELAPILGLADAIVDIVETGSTLKENGLIIIEKICDISARMIVNKASLKIHKEQITNLIDKVQDYVDKKEAAEI, from the coding sequence ATGAAGAACGTTAGAATTGCCTTGACTAAAGGAAGATTAGAAAAACATGCTATAGAGATATTTGAGAGCATTGGTATAGATTGCACAGAATTGAAGAATAAAGGAAGAAAATTAATATTCAAAGATGAAAGTAATAGGTTTGAATTTGTTCTTGCTAAAGCTGCGGATGTTTTAACTTATGTTGAACATGGAGTTGTTGATATAGGGATTGTAGGAAAGGATACTCTTTTAGAAGAAAACAAAGATTTCTATGAAGTTGTTGATTTAAAAGTAGGAAAGTGTATATTTGCATTAGCATCAGTTCCTAGTTACTTAACAATTGATAATTATAATGTGAAAAAAATTGCAACAAAGTATCCAGAAGTAGCAAGAAATTTTTTTAGAAAAAGAGGAGAAGACGTTGAGCTAATAAAAATTGAAGGTTCTGTAGAGCTTGCACCTATTTTAGGGTTAGCAGACGCTATTGTAGATATTGTTGAAACCGGAAGTACATTGAAAGAGAATGGACTTATAATAATTGAAAAGATATGTGATATAAGTGCGAGAATGATAGTTAATAAAGCTAGTCTAAAGATTCATAAGGAGCAAATAACAAACCTTATAGATAAAGTTCAAGATTACGTAGACAAAAAAGAAGCAGCGGAAATTTAG